One region of Cyanobium sp. M30B3 genomic DNA includes:
- a CDS encoding ABC transporter ATP-binding protein, protein MADVRFQQVCKTYPGRRGGAPISVLRQLDLHVRDGEFLVLVGPSGCGKSTLLRLLAGLEQPSSGTILVGNRPVTDLRPAQRNVAMVFQSYALYPHLTVAGNIGFGLRRSQPRTPLQQLRDGLHQASRPLPAGLRLNSPREERIERRIADVAATLELEPLLERLPKELSGGQKQRVALGRAIAREPAVFLMDEPLSNLDAKLRTGTRTQIVELQRRLGTTTLYVTHDQVEAMTMGHRIAVLHAGALQQLGTPMELYHWPSNLFVAQFIGSPPMNLLPVQIPAAGQLLLGCRRFALEEPLAGATSTRVGQALTAGLRPEHLRLAPATNRNLAAEVCHSEALGNEQLLTCRLAEGDHLVQVRADPDRQLTPGETVHLDIDPGGWRLFDGDGNALPLPLPPAPAAAKAEPQLPALG, encoded by the coding sequence TTGGCTGACGTTCGCTTCCAGCAGGTCTGCAAGACCTACCCCGGTCGCCGCGGCGGCGCTCCCATTTCGGTGCTGCGCCAGCTCGACCTGCACGTGCGCGACGGCGAATTCCTGGTGCTGGTGGGCCCATCGGGCTGCGGCAAGAGCACCCTGCTGCGCCTGCTGGCAGGGCTGGAGCAACCCAGCAGCGGCACGATTCTGGTGGGCAACCGGCCGGTCACCGACCTGCGGCCGGCCCAGCGCAACGTGGCGATGGTGTTCCAGAGCTACGCCCTCTACCCCCATCTCACGGTGGCCGGCAACATCGGCTTCGGCCTGCGCCGCAGCCAGCCGCGCACGCCGCTGCAACAGCTGCGCGATGGCCTGCACCAGGCCAGCCGCCCCCTGCCCGCCGGCCTGCGGCTGAACTCGCCCCGGGAGGAGCGGATCGAGCGGCGCATCGCCGACGTGGCAGCCACCTTGGAGCTGGAGCCGCTGCTGGAGCGGCTGCCCAAGGAACTCTCCGGCGGCCAGAAGCAGCGGGTGGCCCTGGGGCGGGCGATCGCCCGGGAGCCGGCGGTGTTCCTGATGGATGAACCGCTCAGCAACCTGGACGCCAAGCTGCGCACCGGTACCCGCACCCAGATCGTGGAGCTGCAGCGGCGCCTGGGCACCACCACGCTTTACGTGACCCACGACCAGGTGGAGGCGATGACCATGGGCCACCGCATCGCCGTGCTGCATGCCGGAGCGCTGCAGCAGCTGGGCACGCCGATGGAGCTCTACCACTGGCCGTCCAATCTGTTCGTGGCCCAGTTCATCGGCAGCCCGCCGATGAACCTGCTGCCGGTGCAGATCCCGGCGGCCGGCCAGCTGCTGCTGGGCTGCCGCCGCTTCGCCCTGGAGGAGCCGCTGGCCGGCGCCACCAGCACCCGGGTTGGCCAGGCCCTCACCGCCGGCCTGCGCCCGGAGCACCTGCGCCTGGCCCCGGCCACCAACCGCAACCTGGCGGCGGAGGTGTGCCACAGCGAGGCCCTGGGCAACGAACAGCTGCTCACCTGCCGGCTGGCGGAGGGCGACCATCTGGTGCAGGTTCGCGCCGATCCCGACCGCCAGCTCACCCCCGGCGAAACCGTGCACCTCGATATCGACCCGGGCGGCTGGCGCCTGTTCGACGGTGACGGCAACGCCCTGCCCCTGCCGCTGCCCCCCGCCCCAGCTGCGGCGAAGGCCGAACCGCAGCTGCCGGCGTTGGGCTGA
- a CDS encoding aspartoacylase: MDSQPQAAAVLVVAGTHGNERNAPWLLQHWQRHPGSLASAGLQLELVLGNPAAHARNQRYLERDLNRSFRPDLLADPQAQGPDLERARQLLAHHGPAGQHPCAVAFDLHSTTSAMGNSLVLYGRRPADLALAAALQARLGLPIYLHEGDPSQTGFLVERWPCGLVIEVGPVPQGVIQAPICRHTQLGLEAALAVLAEARQGRMRLPRSLLVHRHLGSLDLPRAGDGTPLACLHPQRQHRDWRPIRPGDPLFLEPGGAVIPYRPSAALEAQAARGEVVPVFINEAAYGEKGIALSLTQREVVMSQASWADALISLATRLRLAADQGRGGPL; the protein is encoded by the coding sequence ATGGATTCACAGCCCCAGGCCGCCGCCGTGCTGGTGGTGGCCGGCACCCATGGCAACGAGCGCAATGCCCCCTGGCTGCTGCAGCACTGGCAGCGGCACCCCGGCAGCCTGGCCAGCGCCGGGCTGCAGCTGGAGCTGGTGCTGGGCAACCCCGCTGCCCACGCCCGCAACCAGCGCTACCTGGAGCGGGATCTCAACCGCAGCTTCCGCCCCGATCTGCTGGCCGATCCCCAGGCCCAGGGGCCGGATCTGGAGCGGGCTCGGCAGCTGCTGGCCCACCACGGTCCCGCGGGCCAGCACCCCTGCGCCGTGGCCTTCGACCTGCACAGCACCACCAGCGCCATGGGCAACTCCCTGGTGCTCTATGGCCGCCGCCCCGCCGATCTGGCCCTGGCCGCGGCCTTGCAGGCCCGGCTGGGACTGCCGATCTATCTGCATGAGGGCGATCCCAGCCAGACCGGTTTCCTCGTGGAGCGCTGGCCCTGTGGCCTGGTGATCGAGGTGGGCCCCGTGCCCCAGGGGGTGATCCAGGCTCCGATCTGCCGCCACACCCAGCTGGGCCTGGAGGCGGCCCTGGCGGTGCTGGCCGAAGCCCGCCAAGGTCGCATGCGCCTGCCGCGGAGCCTGCTGGTGCATCGCCATCTGGGCAGCCTCGATCTGCCCCGCGCCGGGGACGGCACCCCCCTGGCCTGTCTCCATCCCCAGCGGCAGCATCGCGACTGGCGGCCGATCCGCCCCGGCGATCCCCTGTTCCTGGAACCGGGCGGTGCCGTGATTCCCTACCGGCCGTCCGCTGCTCTTGAGGCGCAGGCGGCCCGGGGGGAGGTGGTGCCGGTGTTCATCAACGAGGCGGCCTATGGCGAGAAAGGCATCGCCCTCAGCCTCACCCAGCGCGAAGTCGTGATGAGCCAGGCCAGCTGGGCTGATGCCCTGATCTCCCTGGCCACCCGCCTGCGGTTGGCCGCAGATCAGGGGCGCGGGGGACCGTTGTAG
- a CDS encoding type II toxin-antitoxin system VapC family toxin → MPTICDTHILLFWAHEPERLSSLSRQVLERGRSQGELAIADITLWELALLHERGRLVLPADVAPDLYLRQLLAAFRLQVLPITAEIALLSRSVLFQHGDSADRLIGATALQLGARLITADAKLRALPELNTLW, encoded by the coding sequence ATGCCGACCATCTGTGACACCCACATCCTGTTGTTCTGGGCCCATGAGCCGGAACGGCTCTCGTCCCTGTCCCGGCAAGTGCTGGAACGCGGGCGAAGCCAGGGCGAGCTGGCCATTGCCGACATCACACTCTGGGAGCTGGCACTGCTGCACGAGCGCGGGCGACTGGTGCTGCCGGCGGACGTTGCCCCAGACCTCTACCTCAGACAACTGCTCGCAGCCTTCCGGCTGCAGGTGCTGCCCATCACCGCTGAAATTGCCCTGTTGTCGCGCAGCGTTCTGTTTCAGCATGGCGATTCAGCGGATCGCCTGATCGGCGCCACCGCCTTGCAGCTGGGTGCGCGACTGATCACCGCCGACGCCAAGCTGCGCGCCCTGCCGGAGCTGAACACCCTCTGGTGA
- a CDS encoding type II toxin-antitoxin system VapB family antitoxin yields MRTNIVIDDKLMEATLKATGLKTKREAVEQGLRTLLRLKQQTELRKLRGKYEWEGDLDAMRRDT; encoded by the coding sequence GTGCGCACAAACATTGTGATTGACGACAAGCTCATGGAGGCGACGTTGAAGGCCACAGGGCTGAAGACGAAGCGTGAGGCTGTCGAGCAAGGCCTGCGCACACTGCTGCGGCTGAAGCAGCAGACGGAACTGCGCAAGCTTCGTGGCAAGTACGAGTGGGAAGGCGACTTGGACGCAATGAGGCGTGACACGTGA
- the obgE gene encoding GTPase ObgE produces MQFIDQARIAVKAGRGGDGIVAFRREKYVPAGGPAGGDGGRGGDVLLRADANLQTLLDFKYKRLFAADDGRRGGPNRCTGASGEHLLIKVPCGTQVSDARTGILLGDLTAAGDELLVAVGGRGGLGNAHYLSNRNRAPEKCTEGKDGEEWLLQLELKLLAEVGIIGLPNAGKSTLISVLSAARPKIADYPFTTLVPNLGVVRRPSGDGTVFADIPGLIAGAAQGAGLGHDFLRHIERTRLLLHLVDASSATVMEDVQVVERELQAYGHGLEQRPRLLALNKIELVSADELEGLVHQLKTHRKDQGVLAISAATSANLNQLLAAVWQQLGIQA; encoded by the coding sequence ATGCAGTTCATCGATCAGGCCCGCATCGCGGTGAAGGCCGGCCGCGGCGGCGACGGCATCGTGGCCTTCCGCCGCGAGAAATATGTGCCCGCCGGCGGGCCCGCCGGCGGCGACGGCGGCCGCGGCGGCGACGTGCTGCTGCGGGCCGATGCCAACCTGCAGACCCTGCTCGATTTCAAATACAAGCGCCTGTTCGCCGCCGACGATGGCCGGCGCGGCGGTCCGAACCGTTGCACCGGCGCCAGCGGCGAGCACCTGCTGATCAAGGTGCCCTGCGGCACCCAGGTGAGCGATGCCCGCACCGGCATCCTGCTCGGCGATCTCACCGCCGCCGGCGATGAGCTGCTGGTGGCGGTGGGCGGCCGCGGCGGCCTGGGCAATGCCCACTACCTCAGCAACCGCAACCGGGCGCCGGAGAAGTGCACCGAGGGCAAGGACGGCGAGGAGTGGCTGCTGCAGCTGGAGCTCAAGCTGCTGGCCGAGGTGGGGATCATCGGTCTGCCCAATGCCGGCAAGAGCACGCTCATATCCGTGCTCTCGGCGGCCCGGCCCAAGATCGCCGACTACCCCTTCACCACCCTGGTGCCAAATCTCGGGGTGGTGCGGCGTCCCAGTGGCGATGGCACCGTGTTCGCCGACATTCCCGGCCTGATCGCCGGGGCAGCCCAGGGCGCCGGCCTGGGCCACGACTTCCTGCGCCACATCGAGCGCACCCGGCTGTTGCTGCACCTGGTGGATGCCTCCTCAGCCACGGTGATGGAGGACGTGCAGGTGGTTGAGCGGGAACTTCAGGCCTACGGTCATGGCCTGGAGCAACGCCCACGCCTGCTGGCGCTCAACAAGATTGAACTGGTTTCCGCGGACGAACTGGAAGGCCTGGTTCACCAGCTGAAGACCCACCGGAAGGATCAGGGGGTGCTGGCCATTTCAGCCGCCACATCGGCCAACCTGAACCAGCTGCTGGCGGCGGTGTGGCAGCAGCTGGGCATTCAGGCCTGA
- a CDS encoding nucleotidyltransferase domain-containing protein: MLARTSRWGWGDEPARHALGALPLTQPQLAVITAACSQHHVSRLYVFGSLLRPDSCPGQSDIDLLVEFQPLEPTKPVDAYFGLEEQRADSLGTPVDLVMATARRNPIVQAAIDATKQLLYAA, translated from the coding sequence ATCCTCGCCAGGACGAGCAGATGGGGTTGGGGTGATGAGCCAGCCCGACACGCCCTTGGAGCGCTCCCGCTCACCCAGCCCCAACTCGCGGTGATCACGGCAGCCTGCAGCCAACACCACGTTTCACGGCTCTATGTGTTTGGTTCGCTGCTGCGCCCCGATTCCTGCCCAGGTCAGAGCGACATCGACCTGCTGGTGGAGTTCCAGCCGCTCGAACCCACTAAGCCTGTGGATGCCTACTTCGGGCTCGAAGAACAGCGCGCCGACAGCCTTGGCACTCCGGTGGATCTGGTCATGGCAACCGCCAGGCGCAACCCCATCGTGCAGGCCGCCATCGACGCCACTAAGCAGTTGCTCTATGCGGCGTGA
- a CDS encoding PIN domain nuclease, with protein sequence MILVDSSVWIDFFRNTPTAQAEWLDAHLGDEGFVVGDLILTEVLRGFKDDRGFNEARRLLGRLEHVTLCGKDLAVEAARNFRRLRSCGATVRGTIDVVIATRCLVDGFRLLHSDRDFDPLVEQLGLRTIDCGA encoded by the coding sequence GTGATTCTGGTCGATTCCAGCGTGTGGATTGACTTCTTCCGGAACACGCCCACCGCGCAGGCTGAGTGGCTTGATGCCCACCTCGGTGACGAGGGGTTTGTCGTTGGTGATCTGATCCTTACTGAGGTGCTCCGCGGTTTCAAGGACGATCGGGGGTTCAACGAGGCGAGGCGGTTGCTCGGGCGGCTCGAGCACGTGACGCTTTGCGGCAAAGACCTGGCGGTGGAGGCTGCGCGGAACTTTCGGCGGCTTCGTTCATGCGGCGCTACGGTTCGAGGAACGATTGACGTGGTGATTGCGACCCGTTGCCTGGTTGATGGCTTCAGGCTTCTGCACAGCGACCGAGACTTCGATCCGTTAGTGGAGCAACTCGGACTTCGGACCATCGATTGCGGCGCCTAA
- a CDS encoding nucleotidyltransferase domain-containing protein, whose protein sequence is MASLSPTPRHQGLLGPGLEAAEIGAALAQLGQDPEISKVVLFGSRARCTARRDSDLDLLLIVAGSLTPERDKQLRRRVRDLLLPLLPVDLDLLISDAATTSRWAGSRWHVFGHIHREGVPLDAT, encoded by the coding sequence ATGGCCAGTCTGTCCCCCACCCCCCGGCACCAGGGCCTGCTCGGTCCGGGGCTGGAGGCAGCGGAGATCGGTGCAGCCCTGGCGCAGCTGGGCCAGGACCCTGAGATCAGCAAGGTGGTTCTGTTCGGCTCCCGCGCCCGTTGCACCGCGCGCCGGGACTCAGACCTCGACCTGCTGCTGATCGTGGCGGGCAGCCTCACGCCGGAGCGGGACAAGCAGCTGCGTCGCCGGGTGCGCGACCTGCTTCTGCCCCTGCTGCCAGTGGACCTCGACCTGCTGATCAGCGATGCAGCCACCACAAGCCGATGGGCTGGCTCCCGCTGGCATGTGTTCGGCCACATCCACCGCGAAGGGGTGCCGCTCGATGCCACCTGA
- a CDS encoding type II toxin-antitoxin system prevent-host-death family antitoxin, translating into MTQVSVSHLRQHLPAYLKRVQAGEAIQITSRGRVIARLEAEHDPAQAAREWLEKLKGRVTLVDVVSPLEPDLADAAWSGDADHL; encoded by the coding sequence ATGACCCAGGTGTCCGTGTCTCACCTGCGCCAGCACCTGCCCGCCTACCTGAAGCGGGTGCAGGCGGGAGAAGCCATCCAGATCACCTCCCGCGGCCGTGTGATCGCCCGGCTGGAGGCCGAACACGATCCCGCCCAGGCTGCCCGCGAGTGGCTGGAGAAGCTCAAGGGCCGCGTGACCCTGGTGGATGTGGTGTCGCCGCTGGAACCAGACCTGGCTGATGCCGCCTGGAGTGGCGATGCCGACCATCTGTGA
- a CDS encoding ABC-F family ATP-binding cassette domain-containing protein, whose protein sequence is MSLISLVGVRKDFGIRTLFDDLSLHVEPGDRLGLIGPNGAGKSTLLRVLAGQEPVGKGERRTLPQARVVLVSQEPQLDPERTVLEAVFAGSGEKMALLARYTAVSDALAHAPGGGGHQQALLAELGQLNARMDQTQAWALEQQIREVLERLGVRDVTRRVGDLSGGYRKRLALAAALVAEPDLLLLDEPTNHLDADGVQWLQGFLGRFPGALVLVTHDRYVLDRVTNRIVAVDRGEARHYAGSYATYLARQAEEEAAAEAGEARLRGVLRRELEWLRRGPKARSTKQKARIQRIEALQDTPRRQARGELSLASNQRRLGKRAIEAEDLCIWASADARSAGQAPLLRGFSYSFSPEDRVGIIGPNGSGKSSLLNRIAAVAAGDGQGCHSGRLELGSTVKLAYFDQHSDVLVQELDAAGRPRKVIDVVKEAASNVVVEGSNLSASQLLERFLFPPAQQHQPVSRLSGGERRRLHLCRLLIEAPNVLLLDEPTNDLDVQTLAVLEDFLEDFRGCVLVVSHDRWFLDRTVDRLFAFDNGELRRFEGNYSAYLEQAQTTRASAAAAGTPAAQARRTAGQGQRPAREGPRRRSMKEKRELAQIEADLPRWEAERSQLEQELAGAGSDYTRLETLTQTLADLSGRLHTAEERWLELSELAE, encoded by the coding sequence GTGAGCCTGATCAGCCTGGTGGGGGTCCGCAAGGACTTCGGCATCCGCACTCTCTTCGACGACCTCAGCCTGCACGTGGAGCCGGGCGACCGGCTGGGCCTGATCGGCCCCAATGGAGCCGGCAAGAGCACCCTGCTGCGGGTGCTGGCCGGGCAGGAGCCGGTGGGGAAGGGGGAGCGGCGCACCCTGCCCCAGGCCCGGGTGGTGCTGGTGAGCCAAGAGCCCCAGCTCGACCCGGAGCGCACGGTGCTCGAAGCGGTGTTCGCCGGCAGCGGCGAGAAGATGGCCCTGCTGGCCCGCTACACGGCGGTGAGCGACGCCCTGGCCCATGCCCCCGGCGGCGGCGGCCACCAGCAGGCGCTGTTGGCCGAACTGGGCCAGCTCAACGCCCGCATGGACCAGACCCAGGCCTGGGCCCTGGAGCAGCAGATCCGCGAGGTGCTGGAGCGGCTGGGGGTGCGGGATGTGACCCGCCGGGTGGGCGACCTCTCGGGCGGCTACCGCAAGCGGCTGGCCCTGGCGGCCGCCCTGGTGGCCGAACCCGACTTGCTGCTGCTGGATGAGCCCACCAACCACCTCGATGCCGATGGGGTGCAATGGCTGCAGGGCTTCCTGGGCCGCTTCCCTGGAGCCCTGGTGCTGGTGACCCACGACCGCTATGTGCTCGATCGGGTGACCAACAGGATCGTGGCGGTGGACCGGGGGGAGGCGCGCCACTACGCCGGCAGCTACGCCACCTATCTGGCCCGCCAGGCGGAGGAGGAGGCCGCCGCCGAGGCCGGCGAGGCCAGGTTGCGCGGGGTGCTGCGGCGGGAACTGGAGTGGCTGCGCCGGGGCCCCAAGGCCCGCAGCACCAAGCAGAAGGCCCGCATCCAGCGGATCGAGGCCCTGCAGGACACCCCCAGGCGTCAGGCCCGAGGTGAGCTCAGCCTGGCCAGCAACCAGCGCCGCCTGGGAAAGCGGGCGATCGAGGCCGAGGATCTCTGCATCTGGGCCAGCGCAGACGCGCGGTCAGCGGGGCAGGCGCCCCTGCTGCGCGGGTTCAGCTACAGCTTCAGTCCGGAAGACCGGGTGGGCATCATCGGCCCCAACGGCTCGGGCAAGAGCAGCCTGCTCAACCGGATCGCGGCCGTGGCCGCGGGAGATGGCCAGGGCTGCCACAGCGGCCGGCTGGAGCTGGGCAGCACCGTGAAACTGGCCTACTTCGACCAGCACAGCGACGTGCTGGTGCAGGAGCTGGACGCGGCGGGACGCCCCCGCAAGGTGATCGACGTGGTGAAGGAGGCCGCCAGCAACGTGGTGGTGGAGGGCAGCAACCTCAGCGCCAGCCAGCTGCTGGAGCGCTTCCTGTTCCCGCCGGCCCAGCAGCACCAGCCGGTGAGCAGGCTCTCCGGCGGCGAGCGGCGGCGGCTGCACCTGTGTCGCCTGCTGATCGAGGCCCCGAATGTGCTGCTGCTGGATGAGCCCACCAACGACCTCGACGTGCAGACCCTGGCGGTGCTGGAGGACTTCCTCGAGGACTTCCGCGGCTGCGTGCTGGTGGTGTCCCACGACCGCTGGTTCCTCGACCGCACCGTGGATCGCCTGTTCGCCTTCGACAACGGAGAGCTGAGACGATTCGAGGGCAATTACAGCGCCTATCTGGAGCAGGCCCAGACCACCCGGGCCAGCGCAGCTGCCGCTGGGACACCGGCCGCGCAAGCCAGGCGCACCGCTGGCCAGGGGCAACGCCCGGCCCGGGAGGGGCCCCGGCGGCGCAGCATGAAGGAGAAGCGCGAACTGGCTCAGATCGAGGCCGATCTGCCCCGCTGGGAAGCCGAGCGCAGCCAGCTGGAGCAGGAGCTGGCCGGCGCCGGCAGCGACTACACCCGACTGGAGACCCTCACCCAGACCCTTGCCGACCTGAGCGGCAGGCTGCACACGGCCGAGGAACGCTGGCTGGAGTTGAGCGAACTGGCCGAGTAG
- a CDS encoding sulfotransferase, whose amino-acid sequence MVDKSLISWMWLPAIAQVLPGSVVLHLRRDPRDLALSLSMAAIRPTGALGWVSSLDHIRVVVSTHLELVSLALERLQFNHRVIRYETLVAQPEAGLRGCLDAMHLPMHEGVLHPERNPRIPITLSHSQAREPIYSTSMGRWQHYDWLFGDEWEQLVTQVSA is encoded by the coding sequence ATGGTGGACAAGTCGCTGATCAGCTGGATGTGGTTGCCCGCCATCGCCCAGGTGCTGCCGGGATCGGTGGTGCTGCACCTGCGGCGGGACCCCCGCGACCTGGCCCTCAGCCTGAGCATGGCGGCGATCCGCCCCACCGGCGCCCTGGGCTGGGTGAGCAGCCTCGATCACATCCGCGTTGTGGTGAGCACCCATCTGGAACTGGTCAGCCTGGCCCTGGAGCGGCTCCAGTTCAACCATCGCGTGATCCGGTACGAGACCCTGGTGGCCCAGCCGGAAGCCGGCCTGCGCGGCTGCCTTGATGCCATGCACCTGCCGATGCACGAGGGCGTGCTGCACCCCGAGCGCAACCCGCGCATCCCGATCACCCTCAGCCACAGCCAGGCCCGCGAGCCGATCTACAGCACCTCCATGGGTCGCTGGCAGCATTACGACTGGCTGTTCGGTGACGAATGGGAGCAGCTGGTGACCCAGGTTTCTGCCTGA
- the psbA gene encoding photosystem II q(b) protein, producing the protein MTTTLQQRSGANSWQQFCEWITSTNNRLYVGWFGVLMIPTLLAATICFVVAFIAAPPVDIDGIREPVAGSLLYGNNIISGAVVPSSNAIGLHFYPIWEAASLDEWLYNGGPFQLVIFHFLIGIYAYMGREWELSYRLGMRPWICVAYSAPVAAASAVFLVYPFGQGSFSDAMPLGISGTFNYMLVFQAEHNILMHPFHMLGVAGVFGGSLFSAMHGSLVTSSLVRETTESESQNYGYKFGQEEETYNIVAAHGYFGRLIFQYASFNNSRSLHFFLAAWPVIGIWFTALGVSTMAFNLNGFNFNQSILDSQGRVLNTWADVLNRAGLGMEVMHERNAHNFPLDLAAAEATPVALTAPAIG; encoded by the coding sequence ATGACCACCACTCTCCAGCAGCGCTCCGGCGCTAACAGCTGGCAGCAGTTCTGTGAGTGGATCACCTCCACCAACAACCGCCTCTATGTGGGCTGGTTCGGTGTGCTGATGATCCCCACCCTCCTGGCTGCCACCATCTGTTTCGTTGTGGCGTTCATCGCCGCTCCCCCCGTCGACATCGACGGCATCCGTGAGCCCGTGGCCGGCTCCCTGCTCTACGGCAACAACATCATTTCCGGTGCTGTTGTGCCCTCTAGCAACGCCATCGGCCTGCACTTCTACCCCATCTGGGAAGCCGCCAGCCTCGACGAGTGGCTGTACAACGGCGGTCCCTTCCAGCTGGTGATCTTCCACTTCCTGATCGGCATCTACGCCTACATGGGTCGTGAGTGGGAACTCTCCTACCGCCTCGGCATGCGCCCCTGGATCTGCGTCGCCTACAGCGCCCCTGTAGCCGCTGCCAGCGCCGTGTTCCTGGTATATCCCTTCGGTCAGGGTTCCTTCTCGGATGCCATGCCCCTGGGTATCAGCGGCACCTTCAACTACATGTTGGTGTTCCAGGCTGAGCACAACATCCTGATGCACCCCTTCCACATGCTGGGCGTGGCCGGTGTGTTCGGCGGCAGCCTGTTCTCCGCCATGCACGGCTCGCTGGTGACCAGCAGCCTGGTGCGTGAGACCACCGAGAGCGAGAGCCAGAACTACGGCTACAAGTTCGGCCAAGAGGAAGAGACCTACAACATCGTGGCTGCTCACGGTTACTTCGGTCGCCTGATCTTCCAATACGCCAGCTTCAACAACAGCCGCAGCCTTCACTTCTTCCTGGCTGCCTGGCCTGTGATTGGCATCTGGTTCACCGCCCTGGGCGTGAGCACGATGGCGTTCAACCTGAACGGCTTCAACTTCAACCAGTCGATCCTGGATTCCCAGGGTCGGGTGCTGAACACCTGGGCCGACGTGCTGAACCGCGCTGGTCTGGGTATGGAAGTGATGCACGAGCGCAACGCTCACAACTTCCCCCTCGACCTGGCTGCTGCAGAAGCCACCCCCGTGGCTCTGACCGCCCCTGCTATCGGCTGA
- a CDS encoding glutathione S-transferase C-terminal domain-containing protein, whose protein sequence is MQHPWIFAPIWPRFVTPLPEQALTPPPWLVSGVREAWHWQWLRLMAGLGPADAAGHYRRPEAGFAALPPLPADAAMAGAHVLIVGRSCPWAHRAWLVWSLRELGGTIELVVVEPDARAGRWCFPSPFEGCASLLELYRRCGAAAGVRATVPLLYSRSRSQVLVGESARLIELLNQWPAGAGAIDLDPPDQRQSTASWRQRLQQSVNDGVYRCGFARTQAAYDQAERELFATLQEAEHTLASSPWLSGAQPSLADVQLFATLIRLELVYAPLFGVSRQPLWQLPALWRWRSRFHALPGVEASCWPDAWRRDYFGALFPLHPSGIVPAGSELATLVGACPDGTSHGSPL, encoded by the coding sequence ATGCAGCACCCCTGGATTTTCGCGCCGATCTGGCCCAGATTTGTCACGCCACTCCCGGAGCAGGCTCTGACTCCCCCTCCATGGCTGGTGAGCGGCGTGCGGGAGGCCTGGCACTGGCAGTGGCTGCGACTGATGGCAGGCCTTGGTCCTGCCGATGCAGCAGGCCATTACCGCAGGCCGGAGGCGGGCTTCGCGGCGCTGCCGCCCCTGCCAGCGGATGCAGCCATGGCAGGGGCCCACGTATTGATCGTGGGCCGCAGCTGCCCCTGGGCCCATCGGGCCTGGCTGGTGTGGAGCCTGCGGGAGCTGGGAGGCACGATCGAGCTGGTGGTGGTGGAGCCCGACGCCAGGGCCGGGCGCTGGTGCTTCCCCTCGCCGTTCGAGGGCTGCGCCAGCCTGCTGGAGCTCTACCGGCGCTGCGGGGCCGCTGCGGGGGTTCGGGCCACGGTGCCCCTGCTCTATTCCCGCAGCCGCAGCCAGGTGCTGGTGGGCGAGAGCGCCCGGCTGATCGAGCTGCTCAACCAGTGGCCCGCAGGCGCCGGGGCGATCGATCTCGATCCGCCGGACCAGCGGCAGAGCACGGCCAGTTGGCGGCAGCGCCTGCAGCAGAGCGTGAACGATGGGGTGTACCGCTGCGGCTTCGCCCGCACCCAGGCGGCCTACGACCAGGCTGAAAGGGAGCTCTTTGCCACCCTGCAGGAGGCCGAGCACACCCTGGCGTCCAGCCCCTGGCTGAGCGGTGCCCAGCCCAGCCTGGCTGACGTGCAGCTGTTCGCCACCCTGATCCGGCTGGAGCTGGTCTACGCACCCCTCTTCGGCGTTAGCCGCCAGCCCCTCTGGCAACTGCCGGCGCTGTGGCGGTGGCGCAGCCGCTTCCACGCTCTGCCGGGGGTGGAGGCCAGCTGCTGGCCAGATGCCTGGCGCCGCGACTACTTCGGCGCCCTGTTCCCCCTGCATCCCTCGGGCATCGTTCCGGCTGGGTCGGAGCTGGCCACACTGGTCGGTGCATGTCCCGACGGAACGAGCCATGGTTCTCCCCTCTGA
- a CDS encoding thiamine-binding protein — protein MKVIVDLCVVPIGVGVHLAPTIAACEKVLADAGLKIQLHPNGTEIEGDWAPINTRTDKDQTLEDKVASVQALLQARASSTGPRACSGLAGNAAPGGRR, from the coding sequence ATGAAGGTGATCGTGGATCTGTGCGTGGTGCCGATCGGCGTGGGTGTGCACCTGGCCCCCACCATCGCCGCCTGCGAGAAGGTGCTCGCCGATGCCGGCCTCAAGATCCAGCTGCACCCCAACGGCACGGAAATTGAAGGCGATTGGGCACCAATCAATACCCGCACCGACAAGGACCAGACCCTGGAAGACAAGGTGGCCAGCGTGCAGGCCCTGCTGCAGGCGCGCGCTTCATCCACTGGCCCCAGGGCCTGTAGCGGACTGGCCGGAAATGCAGCACCTGGCGGCCGTCGCTGA